Proteins from one Thermus islandicus DSM 21543 genomic window:
- a CDS encoding DUF302 domain-containing protein, whose protein sequence is MTALRRTLKGFLPEVRARVEAALKEEGFGILTEMDVAATLKAKLGLEKPPYLILGACNPHLAARALEAELEIGLLLPCNVVLREAKEGVEVLVQDPREMFRVLPEATREALAPVAEEARARLERALARL, encoded by the coding sequence ATGACCGCGCTTCGCAGGACCCTGAAGGGCTTCCTCCCCGAGGTGCGGGCCCGGGTGGAGGCCGCCCTCAAGGAGGAGGGCTTTGGAATCCTGACCGAGATGGACGTGGCCGCCACCCTTAAGGCCAAGCTTGGCCTGGAAAAGCCCCCCTACCTGATCCTTGGGGCCTGCAACCCCCATTTGGCGGCGAGGGCCCTCGAGGCCGAGCTGGAGATCGGCCTCCTCCTCCCCTGCAACGTGGTGCTCCGGGAGGCGAAAGAGGGGGTGGAGGTCCTGGTGCAGGACCCCAGGGAGATGTTCCGGGTCCTCCCCGAGGCCACCCGGGAAGCCCTCGCCCCTGTGGCCGAGGAGGCCCGCGCCAGGCTTGAACGGGCCCTGGCCCGGCTCTAA